In the Devosia sp. SL43 genome, one interval contains:
- the tatC gene encoding twin-arginine translocase subunit TatC has protein sequence MADAKQIEDKSKEPVDELAGSEAPLLEHLVELRKRLIYSAVSIVVLMGFCFIFASTIYEWLLIPYKNSVPNSDLIFTAPQELFFTYLNVALFGAIFLGFPVVASQIYMFVAPGLYKHERKAFIPYLVATPIFFVAGAALVYFIVLPMALHFFAGMQTEDIVMMTSVSEYLGLAMLLILAFGICFQLPVILTLLAQIDLVHVDMLKKGRRYAIVGILIFAAFITPPDPISQIGLAVPMYLLYELSIISVRMVEKRRAAALAAQEAELSGSSSD, from the coding sequence ATGGCCGACGCCAAGCAGATCGAAGACAAGAGCAAAGAGCCGGTCGATGAGCTGGCCGGCAGCGAAGCGCCGCTACTCGAACACTTGGTCGAGCTGCGTAAGCGGCTGATCTATTCAGCCGTCTCGATCGTCGTGCTGATGGGCTTCTGTTTCATCTTTGCCAGCACGATCTACGAGTGGTTGCTGATCCCGTATAAGAACTCGGTGCCGAACTCGGACCTGATCTTCACGGCGCCGCAGGAACTGTTCTTCACCTACCTGAACGTGGCCCTTTTTGGTGCCATTTTCCTCGGCTTTCCGGTGGTCGCCAGCCAGATCTACATGTTTGTCGCTCCCGGCCTCTATAAGCACGAGCGCAAAGCGTTCATCCCCTATCTTGTGGCGACGCCAATATTCTTCGTGGCGGGCGCCGCTTTGGTCTATTTCATCGTCCTGCCGATGGCCCTGCATTTCTTCGCCGGCATGCAGACCGAAGACATCGTGATGATGACCAGTGTCAGCGAGTATCTTGGCCTCGCCATGCTGCTCATCCTGGCCTTCGGCATCTGCTTCCAGCTTCCGGTCATCCTGACATTGCTGGCGCAGATCGATCTCGTGCATGTCGACATGCTCAAGAAGGGCCGCCGCTACGCCATCGTCGGCATCCTGATCTTCGCCGCCTTTATCACGCCACCCGATCCGATCTCCCAGATCGGTCTTGCGGTGCCCATGTACCTGCTCTACGAACTCTCCATCATTTCGGTACGGATGGTCGAGAAGCGCCGTGCTGCGGCTCTGGCCGCGCAGGAAGCCGAACTCTCCGGCTCATCATCCGACTAG
- the tatB gene encoding Sec-independent protein translocase protein TatB: MLGLGWTEMLVIGVVALIVIGPKDLPVVMNRIGKVAGQIRRMGSEFQREINKTTGLDEVRNLRNSITAPLKKTTDEIRKEFNAMTPTGVQPSGIIKPTDPKVESVVDAIKTQAGMTTPKTADQVAAEAGFKPAGPAPVASKATVPTEKKAPATKAPVKAKAAPTRPVIKTELAPIEAVPAPAEAQPVDVKPARKPRTPKVVAETPVPVLPTEPADSPATKTPRARTPRKPATAKAGSE, from the coding sequence ATGCTCGGCTTGGGCTGGACAGAGATGCTGGTGATCGGCGTTGTTGCGCTGATCGTCATCGGGCCGAAGGACTTGCCGGTGGTGATGAACCGCATCGGCAAGGTCGCCGGTCAAATTCGTCGCATGGGCAGCGAATTCCAGCGCGAGATCAACAAGACGACTGGTCTCGACGAGGTGCGCAACCTGCGCAATTCCATCACGGCGCCGCTCAAAAAGACCACCGACGAAATCCGCAAGGAATTCAACGCCATGACGCCGACAGGCGTCCAGCCGAGCGGCATCATCAAACCAACTGATCCCAAGGTCGAAAGCGTCGTCGACGCCATCAAGACCCAGGCGGGCATGACCACGCCCAAGACAGCCGATCAGGTTGCTGCCGAAGCCGGTTTCAAGCCGGCCGGTCCCGCGCCAGTGGCGTCCAAGGCCACGGTGCCAACTGAAAAGAAGGCGCCTGCAACCAAGGCTCCCGTGAAAGCCAAGGCGGCGCCGACGCGTCCGGTGATCAAGACCGAGTTGGCGCCAATCGAGGCCGTGCCAGCACCGGCTGAGGCTCAGCCGGTTGACGTAAAGCCAGCCCGCAAGCCACGTACGCCCAAGGTTGTCGCGGAAACGCCGGTTCCCGTATTGCCCACCGAGCCGGCGGATTCGCCGGCGACGAAAACCCCGCGTGCCCGTACGCCGCGTAAGCCTGCCACCGCGAAAGCCGGAAGCGAATAG
- the tatA gene encoding twin-arginine translocase TatA/TatE family subunit, whose amino-acid sequence MHAPGIWGILVVAVVVILLFGRGKISGMMGEVASGIKAFQKGMKDEDKPVERVATTTADVREPEKKDV is encoded by the coding sequence ATGCACGCGCCAGGAATTTGGGGCATTCTCGTTGTCGCCGTCGTCGTGATCCTGCTGTTCGGTCGCGGCAAGATTTCCGGCATGATGGGCGAAGTTGCCTCGGGCATCAAAGCCTTCCAGAAGGGCATGAAGGACGAGGACAAGCCGGTGGAACGTGTCGCGACGACCACTGCCGATGTCCGTGAGCCCGAGAAGAAGGACGTCTAA
- the serS gene encoding serine--tRNA ligase codes for MFDIKWIRANAEAFDAAVSRRKGVSVRSSDLLAIDDRRRDIIGRLNDAQEKRNALSKQIGQAKAQKDEAKAAELMAEVARLKDFIPQGEADERAVELELRNALSVIPNLVFEDVPDGTDETGNVEYFGRNGSPETAAKVRAPRPSFAFAPKEHYEMGVAANGDMDFEIAAKLSGSRFVVLKGQVARLERALGQFMLDLHTTEHGYTEVQPPLLVKDDALFGTNQLPKFEDDLFFTPHGEARLALIPTAEVPLTNFVRDSIVSEEELPLRMTALTPCFRSEAGSAGRDTRGMLRQHQFNKVEMVSITTPETSVDEHERMLACAETVLQRLGLHYRVMNLCTGDIGFGAKKTYDLEVWLPGQDTYREISSVSVCGDFQARRMDARYRPAGEKQAPRFVHTLNGSGTAVGRCLIAVLENYQQEDGSVLVPDVLQPYMGGLKSIGSR; via the coding sequence ATGTTCGATATCAAGTGGATCCGAGCCAACGCAGAAGCTTTCGATGCTGCCGTTTCGCGGCGCAAGGGCGTCTCCGTCCGCTCCTCCGATCTGCTCGCCATCGACGATCGCCGCCGCGACATCATTGGACGCCTCAACGACGCCCAGGAAAAGCGCAATGCGCTCTCCAAGCAGATCGGCCAGGCCAAGGCCCAAAAGGACGAGGCCAAGGCCGCCGAGCTGATGGCCGAGGTCGCCCGCCTTAAGGACTTCATCCCGCAGGGTGAAGCCGACGAACGCGCCGTCGAACTGGAATTGCGCAACGCGCTGTCGGTCATTCCGAACCTGGTGTTCGAGGATGTACCAGACGGCACCGACGAAACCGGCAATGTCGAATACTTCGGCCGCAACGGCTCGCCCGAAACCGCCGCCAAGGTTCGCGCCCCGCGCCCGAGCTTCGCGTTTGCTCCCAAGGAACACTACGAGATGGGCGTCGCCGCCAATGGCGACATGGATTTCGAGATCGCCGCCAAACTCTCCGGCAGCCGCTTCGTGGTGCTGAAGGGGCAAGTTGCCCGCCTGGAGCGGGCACTGGGCCAGTTCATGCTGGACCTGCACACGACCGAGCATGGCTATACCGAAGTACAGCCGCCGCTGCTGGTGAAGGACGACGCGCTGTTCGGCACCAATCAGCTGCCAAAGTTCGAGGACGACCTGTTCTTCACGCCCCACGGCGAGGCGAGACTGGCCCTGATACCAACGGCCGAGGTGCCGCTGACCAACTTCGTGCGCGACTCTATTGTTTCGGAAGAAGAGCTACCGCTTCGTATGACCGCCCTTACGCCCTGCTTCCGCTCCGAGGCCGGTTCCGCTGGCCGCGACACCCGCGGTATGCTGCGGCAGCACCAGTTCAACAAGGTCGAGATGGTGTCCATCACTACGCCGGAAACCTCGGTGGACGAGCATGAGCGCATGCTGGCCTGCGCCGAGACGGTGCTGCAGCGTCTGGGCCTCCACTACCGCGTCATGAATCTCTGCACCGGCGATATCGGCTTCGGCGCGAAGAAGACCTACGACCTCGAAGTCTGGCTGCCCGGTCAGGACACCTATCGCGAGATTTCCTCCGTCTCGGTCTGCGGTGATTTCCAGGCTCGTCGCATGGATGCCCGCTATCGCCCCGCTGGCGAGAAGCAGGCGCCGCGCTTCGTCCACACGCTCAATGGTTCCGGAACAGCCGTTGGACGGTGTCTGATCGCAGTGCTGGAGAACTATCAGCAGGAAGACGGCTCCGTCCTCGTGCCTGACGTGCTCCAGCCTTACATGGGCGGCCTCAAGTCGATCGGCAGC